The following coding sequences lie in one Sedimentibacter sp. MB35-C1 genomic window:
- a CDS encoding PLP-dependent aminotransferase family protein: MNKIVTVDWLPDKKSKEPVYQQIVNYISKKISNGDWAIGYYLPPQRVLAEKLKVNRSTISIALDILKSYGIIEGKSGKGTAIISNTWSIMISSNEANWGSYVKSGFFKENLPTIQLINKLEFVEGITRLGTGEMSPKLFPKEAITKAMNSLTPKMSNLSYLGPLGLDELRETLSYRLKSFGINASPSNILITSGSLQALQLISISMLKPNSKIFCEIPSYINSLQVFQSAGMRLEGITMDSEGLQYWNMGEDMKCGDASSLLYTIPTHHNPTGIVMSEQRRKEVYKFCSRNAIPIIEDDAYCELYHGEKPPKSIKAMDVSGSVLYLGTASKSLAPGLRIGWVVGPESIIERLGDVKMQSDYGASSLSQMVLNEVLINGSYDEFLIQFRTILVRRKNRMLEALNQYFKDIAKWNNPTGGYYIWLDFIDEVPVEKLFNEALNKGLLLNTGNIYHVSKTNSLRLSFAYVDEELINQSIKELSRIVRSLV, from the coding sequence ATGAATAAAATAGTTACAGTGGATTGGCTTCCGGATAAAAAATCTAAAGAACCGGTTTATCAGCAAATAGTGAATTATATATCTAAAAAGATATCAAATGGAGATTGGGCTATTGGATATTACTTACCTCCTCAGAGAGTGCTTGCAGAAAAATTAAAAGTAAACAGAAGCACAATATCGATTGCCTTAGACATTTTAAAGTCCTATGGAATAATCGAGGGAAAAAGTGGTAAAGGAACTGCTATCATAAGTAACACCTGGTCAATAATGATTTCATCAAACGAAGCGAATTGGGGAAGCTACGTGAAATCAGGATTCTTTAAGGAGAACCTTCCTACAATTCAATTAATTAATAAACTAGAATTTGTAGAGGGGATAACCAGATTAGGAACTGGCGAAATGTCTCCAAAATTATTTCCTAAGGAAGCTATAACGAAAGCCATGAATTCACTTACACCAAAGATGAGCAATTTAAGCTATTTAGGTCCTTTAGGTTTAGATGAATTAAGAGAAACCTTATCATACAGATTAAAATCCTTTGGAATAAATGCAAGTCCTTCTAATATCTTAATTACATCTGGTTCTCTTCAAGCTTTACAGTTAATATCTATTAGCATGCTTAAGCCTAATTCGAAGATATTTTGTGAAATTCCGTCATATATTAATTCATTGCAGGTTTTTCAATCTGCTGGAATGAGGCTTGAAGGAATTACAATGGATAGTGAAGGTTTGCAATACTGGAATATGGGTGAAGACATGAAATGTGGCGATGCTTCTTCTTTACTGTACACTATTCCAACCCATCATAATCCTACTGGCATCGTAATGTCAGAGCAAAGAAGAAAAGAAGTTTATAAATTCTGCAGCAGAAATGCAATTCCAATAATTGAAGACGATGCATATTGTGAATTATATCATGGAGAAAAACCACCTAAATCTATAAAAGCAATGGATGTATCTGGATCTGTATTATATCTTGGCACAGCATCCAAATCTTTAGCACCAGGCCTAAGGATAGGCTGGGTTGTAGGCCCAGAATCAATAATCGAAAGGCTTGGGGATGTGAAGATGCAGTCAGATTATGGTGCAAGTTCATTGTCCCAAATGGTTTTGAATGAAGTATTAATCAATGGCTCATATGATGAATTCCTAATTCAATTTAGAACGATTTTGGTTAGAAGAAAGAATAGGATGCTTGAGGCATTAAATCAATATTTCAAAGATATTGCGAAATGGAATAATCCTACCGGAGGGTATTATATTTGGCTTGACTTTATAGACGAGGTTCCAGTAGAGAAACTGTTTAATGAGGCACTTAATAAGGGGTTGCTGTTGAACACCGGCAATATATATCACGTAAGCAAGACAAATTCTTTAAGACTTTCATTTGCATATGTTGATGAAGAATTAATAAATCAATCAATAAAAGAGCTCTCAAGGATTGTAAGAAGCTTAGTTTAA
- a CDS encoding helix-turn-helix domain-containing protein, with the protein MKPTIIVEDNELSRKLIKSLIKHYNLPLEIIGEAENGYDAIQLIRKAHPFLVFMDINIPIYNGLEVINTIQNDITEPINFIIITAYGYFEYAQRSLRLGVKDLLLKPVDKSQFYNAVQNVLGSFYTENKLLNSIIDYIQTNYNSNITLKDCANVFYTSTNHISRLFKQHCNTTFTKYLNDYRITKAKDLLLDTNYTIEEIATMVGYNSPNYLYKLFKNKYNTTPNNYKKNSLWFV; encoded by the coding sequence ATGAAGCCAACTATAATTGTTGAAGATAACGAATTATCAAGAAAACTCATCAAATCTTTAATAAAACATTACAACTTGCCTTTGGAAATCATTGGAGAAGCTGAAAATGGATATGATGCAATACAACTCATAAGAAAAGCTCATCCATTTCTTGTTTTTATGGATATTAATATTCCTATTTATAATGGTTTAGAAGTCATTAATACTATACAGAATGATATTACTGAACCCATCAATTTTATTATTATTACAGCTTATGGATACTTTGAATATGCTCAGAGATCTCTACGTTTAGGGGTCAAGGATCTTCTTTTAAAGCCTGTTGACAAGAGCCAATTTTATAATGCTGTTCAAAATGTACTAGGCTCTTTTTATACAGAAAACAAATTATTAAACAGTATAATTGACTATATACAAACAAACTATAATAGTAATATTACTTTGAAAGATTGTGCAAACGTATTTTATACAAGCACCAATCATATATCTCGGCTATTTAAGCAACATTGCAATACTACTTTTACAAAGTATTTAAATGATTATCGTATCACTAAAGCAAAAGACTTGCTTTTAGATACAAACTATACAATAGAAGAAATCGCTACCATGGTTGGCTATAATAGCCCTAATTATTTATATAAACTTTTCAAGAATAAATATAATACAACTCCCAATAACTACAAAAAAAATAGTCTGTGGTTTGTATAA
- a CDS encoding histidine kinase, with translation MNNIQKFEWGEIEWLNEPSPTKYISIGVVKLLPYLKMKRHIHFGDNQVFYITRGCGVQFIDNKLTKIHPGETYHINIGQSHEINNISDEMLEGIIISTSAYYDLRSKFDYDYSCSHFDNCWIQGISDDPVIKKMHESALIAQGVPISIFNYNGDCIVLAHNFPETCKKCCSIDQNIENCELYNMKNFESNHYNSSYADICKNGVLVVNQPLIYMNRLCGFIKAGHILLSSNDIKYNIPLSRINAMRYSIGALGKEILDYLVFKNRNTEFSVNKKLVDNLSKEKVHLEETLRFHEKSFLNNCITTHFLFNILNSIGALAVEEGSINTYQAIIDLSKLLRYNSRTNQTYITIKEELEFIKSYVSLLQVNLSKEVKTIYDIDDSALDESIPSNCLQPIIENSFKYAFEKYDKNSNFLLNISINKQNEYLKIVVNDNGKGVNDKKLNYINKILQEPLTAYNHDINKSNGLRMIKANLEFHYDSAYDFNFTSVYNKGSTVTIKIPTINSIHLNNM, from the coding sequence ATGAATAACATTCAAAAATTTGAGTGGGGTGAAATAGAATGGCTTAATGAACCATCCCCAACTAAATATATTAGTATTGGTGTCGTTAAACTATTACCATACTTAAAAATGAAAAGGCATATACATTTTGGTGACAATCAGGTTTTCTATATAACTCGAGGATGTGGTGTACAATTTATTGATAATAAATTAACTAAAATACACCCTGGCGAAACTTATCACATCAACATAGGTCAATCTCATGAAATTAATAATATTTCAGATGAAATGTTAGAAGGAATTATTATATCTACTTCAGCATATTATGATTTAAGAAGTAAGTTTGATTATGATTATTCTTGTTCTCATTTCGATAATTGTTGGATTCAAGGAATATCTGATGATCCTGTAATTAAGAAAATGCATGAATCTGCATTGATTGCCCAAGGAGTACCTATATCAATTTTTAACTACAATGGGGACTGCATTGTTTTAGCGCATAATTTCCCTGAAACATGTAAAAAATGTTGCAGTATTGACCAGAATATAGAAAATTGTGAACTCTATAATATGAAGAATTTCGAATCTAATCATTATAACTCTTCTTATGCAGACATCTGTAAAAATGGTGTATTAGTTGTAAACCAACCTTTAATTTATATGAATAGACTTTGTGGTTTTATAAAAGCTGGGCATATACTTCTTTCTTCAAATGATATTAAATACAACATACCATTAAGCCGCATTAATGCCATGCGCTATAGTATAGGTGCATTGGGAAAAGAAATACTAGACTATCTTGTCTTTAAAAATAGGAATACTGAATTTAGCGTAAACAAAAAGTTAGTTGACAATCTATCAAAAGAAAAAGTTCATTTAGAAGAGACATTACGCTTTCATGAAAAATCATTTTTAAATAACTGCATAACGACACATTTTCTTTTTAACATATTAAATTCCATCGGAGCATTAGCAGTCGAAGAAGGTTCAATAAACACTTATCAGGCTATTATTGATTTGTCAAAGTTGTTACGATACAATAGTAGGACAAACCAAACATATATAACTATTAAAGAAGAATTAGAGTTTATAAAAAGTTATGTTAGTTTATTACAGGTCAACTTGAGTAAAGAAGTAAAAACAATCTATGATATTGATGATTCAGCCTTAGATGAATCTATCCCATCTAACTGCTTACAGCCTATTATAGAGAATTCTTTCAAATATGCATTTGAGAAATATGATAAAAATTCTAATTTCTTATTAAATATTTCAATTAATAAACAAAATGAATATTTGAAAATTGTCGTTAATGATAACGGCAAAGGAGTTAACGATAAAAAGCTAAATTATATTAATAAAATACTGCAAGAGCCCTTGACAGCTTATAACCATGATATTAATAAGAGCAATGGCTTACGAATGATAAAGGCAAACCTTGAATTTCATTATGACTCGGCGTATGATTTTAACTTTACATCTGTTTATAATAAGGGGTCCACAGTTACAATTAAAATTCCAACAATTAATTCCATCCACCTTAATAATATGTAA
- a CDS encoding RidA family protein, with product MNKKISLIHSTNLAPVDYAYAGRVPSGMDLLFLAGACPINKNGEVPDLSDYELQAKLCVENLKEALKDCGATLEDVVYTRVLVASHDQSDLVTAWETIRKKFGNHDVPSILSGVTVLGYTNQLVEIEAVAAVVNNTK from the coding sequence GTGAATAAAAAAATATCATTAATTCATTCTACAAATTTAGCTCCAGTAGATTATGCTTATGCTGGACGTGTACCTTCAGGAATGGACTTATTATTTTTGGCGGGTGCATGTCCCATTAATAAAAACGGAGAAGTACCCGACTTGAGCGATTATGAGCTTCAGGCAAAGCTTTGTGTAGAGAATTTAAAGGAAGCACTGAAGGACTGTGGGGCTACTTTAGAAGACGTAGTATATACCAGAGTTCTTGTAGCATCTCACGATCAGTCGGATTTGGTAACTGCATGGGAAACAATAAGAAAAAAATTTGGTAATCATGATGTTCCAAGCATCTTATCTGGAGTTACAGTATTAGGATATACAAATCAATTGGTAGAAATTGAAGCAGTAGCAGCAGTAGTAAATAATACAAAATGA
- the aspS gene encoding aspartate--tRNA(Asn) ligase: MLDYRPITLRNARERAIFKLQAGICKGVRAFLDENNFTEIHTPKIVYSGAEGGANIFSLDYFGKQAFLAQSPQFYKQITVGVFERVYEIAPVFRAEKHDTSRHINEYTSIDFEMGFIESFYDICHMETKMLAYTFEFLKNNYAEEISLLKANIPVITEIPSIKFLEAKELISKTYNREITDWEDFEPEEEKLLCKIIKKQTNCDFVFVTHYKSSKRPFYAMDSKDNHNVTESFDLLFRGMEITTGGQRINDYNMQVEKMKKRGINVEEFGDFLMAHKYGLPPHGGLGLGLERLTGKLLGFQNIRLSTMFPRDINRLTP; encoded by the coding sequence TTGCTTGACTACCGACCTATTACACTTCGCAATGCAAGAGAACGAGCAATCTTCAAGTTGCAAGCAGGTATTTGTAAGGGTGTTCGAGCATTCTTAGACGAGAACAATTTTACAGAGATACATACACCAAAGATTGTTTACAGTGGTGCTGAAGGTGGTGCCAACATCTTTTCACTTGACTATTTTGGAAAACAGGCATTTTTGGCACAAAGCCCACAGTTTTACAAGCAAATAACGGTAGGTGTTTTTGAGCGTGTTTACGAAATTGCACCTGTGTTTCGTGCGGAAAAACACGACACATCTCGCCATATAAATGAATACACAAGCATCGACTTTGAAATGGGATTTATCGAAAGTTTTTATGATATTTGCCATATGGAAACGAAAATGCTTGCATATACTTTTGAGTTTCTAAAGAATAATTATGCAGAGGAAATCTCATTGTTAAAAGCGAATATTCCAGTTATTACAGAAATCCCATCGATTAAGTTTTTGGAGGCGAAGGAGCTTATTTCAAAGACTTATAATCGAGAAATTACCGACTGGGAAGACTTTGAACCTGAAGAAGAAAAGCTACTTTGTAAAATTATCAAAAAGCAAACAAATTGTGATTTTGTATTTGTAACGCACTATAAATCTTCAAAACGTCCGTTTTATGCTATGGACAGCAAAGACAATCATAATGTTACCGAATCTTTTGACTTGTTGTTTAGAGGTATGGAAATAACAACAGGCGGACAGCGTATTAACGACTACAATATGCAAGTAGAAAAAATGAAAAAGCGTGGTATAAATGTCGAAGAGTTTGGCGATTTCTTGATGGCTCATAAGTATGGGTTACCTCCACATGGTGGACTCGGATTAGGTCTTGAACGATTAACAGGTAAGCTTCTTGGCTTCCAAAATATTAGACTTTCAACGATGTTTCCGAGAGATATAAATAGATTGACACCTTAA
- a CDS encoding flavodoxin family protein, whose translation MSKNILVLTGSAKNAGNSDQMADAFILGAEKAGHTAVKYKTAEKTIGGCKACKACFQNGKACVFDDDFNELASLLEQADVLVFATPVYCASFPAQLKAAIDKMYAFYIGKRPLKIKECILLACGDGEGGPDSYDGLIRSYELIARYRSWSDRGQILISGVKEKGDILSTDGLQKAEALGRSLI comes from the coding sequence GTGTCAAAGAATATTCTTGTGTTGACAGGAAGTGCCAAGAACGCTGGAAACAGCGACCAAATGGCAGATGCCTTTATTTTAGGGGCGGAAAAAGCAGGTCACACAGCAGTAAAATATAAAACGGCTGAAAAAACGATTGGAGGGTGTAAAGCGTGTAAAGCTTGTTTTCAAAACGGGAAGGCTTGTGTTTTTGATGATGATTTTAATGAACTTGCCTCGCTATTGGAACAGGCTGACGTTCTTGTTTTTGCAACTCCTGTGTATTGTGCTTCTTTTCCTGCACAGCTCAAAGCAGCCATTGATAAGATGTATGCCTTTTACATTGGAAAGCGTCCACTAAAAATTAAGGAATGTATTCTCCTTGCCTGTGGCGATGGAGAGGGCGGACCGGATAGTTACGATGGATTGATTCGCTCTTATGAGCTAATCGCCCGATACCGTAGTTGGTCTGATAGAGGGCAGATTCTCATTTCTGGCGTGAAGGAAAAAGGCGATATATTGAGCACTGACGGACTGCAGAAAGCAGAAGCACTTGGCAGAAGCTTGATTTAA
- a CDS encoding aminotransferase class I/II-fold pyridoxal phosphate-dependent enzyme, translated as MKINDFKLECYFGLYEFTAPYLLTQSDCESMTTKELLSMEPGAEEAYLNQWLGYTETWGDPELRQLIAKLYKDMTADDVLVFHGAQEAIFGYMNVMLNEGDHMIAMYPNYQSAYEVANSIPDCEFSMWYIKDNGTKWVMDFDALEALIKPNTKVIAVNSPNNPTGYTFTNAEIKQLCEICRKHDIYLFSDEVYKGLEMDGEKRDWMADHYDKCVSLGVMSKSYGLAGLRVGWLVTKDHETLEKVVKFKHYTSICDSAPSEFLSKVALKHSDELLERSTNIIRDNLKLVDEFFDRYPSLFEKKAITAGPVAYHKLLIDMPVKDFCQLAVDKKGVLLLPSDIYGMDDQYFRMGYGRRSVPESLAKFEEFLIEEKFV; from the coding sequence ATGAAAATTAATGATTTTAAACTTGAATGTTATTTTGGGCTTTATGAGTTTACTGCACCTTATTTGCTAACTCAATCAGACTGTGAATCTATGACTACTAAGGAATTACTTTCTATGGAACCTGGTGCCGAGGAAGCGTATTTAAATCAATGGCTAGGATATACGGAGACATGGGGAGATCCAGAGCTAAGACAATTAATTGCTAAATTATATAAGGATATGACTGCAGATGATGTACTAGTTTTTCACGGTGCTCAAGAGGCTATTTTTGGATATATGAATGTAATGCTTAATGAAGGTGATCATATGATTGCCATGTATCCAAACTATCAGTCTGCGTATGAAGTAGCAAATTCAATTCCAGACTGTGAATTTTCCATGTGGTATATAAAGGATAACGGTACAAAATGGGTTATGGATTTTGATGCTCTTGAAGCATTAATAAAACCAAATACAAAAGTAATTGCCGTTAATTCTCCAAATAATCCAACCGGATATACTTTTACAAATGCTGAAATAAAGCAATTATGTGAAATTTGCAGAAAACACGATATCTATCTATTCTCAGATGAAGTATATAAAGGACTTGAAATGGATGGTGAGAAGAGAGACTGGATGGCTGACCATTATGATAAATGTGTGTCACTAGGAGTAATGTCTAAGTCATACGGACTTGCTGGGCTTAGAGTAGGATGGCTGGTAACAAAAGATCACGAAACCTTAGAAAAGGTTGTTAAATTTAAACACTATACGAGTATTTGTGATTCAGCTCCATCTGAATTCTTATCAAAAGTTGCACTTAAGCATAGTGATGAACTATTGGAAAGAAGCACCAATATTATTAGAGATAATTTAAAGTTAGTTGATGAATTCTTTGATAGATATCCAAGTTTATTTGAGAAAAAAGCAATAACAGCTGGCCCGGTTGCATACCATAAGCTTTTGATTGATATGCCTGTTAAAGATTTTTGTCAGCTTGCTGTTGATAAAAAGGGAGTATTGTTATTGCCTTCCGATATTTATGGCATGGATGATCAATATTTCAGAATGGGGTACGGGCGTAGGAGTGTCCCGGAAAGTTTAGCTAAATTTGAAGAATTCTTAATCGAAGAAAAATTTGTTTAA
- a CDS encoding MerR family transcriptional regulator, with translation MDKLSIGKMAKLHGISEKTLRLYHEYRLIIPHIIDKRTGYRYYSIEQSSRLDMITFLKSIGLSLQEIKQIMEKQDVDYLLNLINKQIELLSNKIHKLQLSKQEAQRISETIKAYKSKPVCNEVILEHIKKRAIIRFDIIKFLIDDINNSADETLLTWDLCLRHVKQEFLESNLNLTLFHNIGCIISKDDLRNNNLIVSKAFVFIDNDYINTPVDIIPENDYLCIYCDGMISENGKYRETECLKQLLDYINKNDYEIVGDYIGEVLFETPAFLYDGRDMMIKLQIPIVKKQL, from the coding sequence ATGGACAAATTAAGTATTGGAAAAATGGCAAAACTTCATGGAATTTCTGAAAAGACTTTACGCCTTTATCATGAGTATAGACTTATTATTCCGCATATTATTGACAAAAGGACAGGTTATAGATACTATTCTATTGAACAGTCATCACGATTAGATATGATTACATTTTTAAAATCCATAGGACTTTCTCTGCAAGAAATAAAACAAATAATGGAAAAACAAGATGTTGACTACTTACTAAATTTAATTAATAAACAGATAGAACTACTATCAAATAAAATACACAAGTTACAATTATCAAAACAGGAAGCTCAGAGAATATCTGAAACTATTAAAGCATACAAATCAAAACCTGTTTGCAACGAAGTGATTTTGGAGCATATAAAAAAGAGAGCCATCATAAGGTTTGATATAATCAAATTTTTAATTGATGATATAAATAATTCCGCAGATGAAACATTACTAACATGGGATTTGTGTCTAAGACATGTGAAACAGGAGTTTTTAGAAAGCAATCTTAATTTAACACTATTCCATAATATTGGATGCATAATATCAAAAGATGATTTACGAAATAATAATTTAATAGTAAGCAAAGCATTTGTTTTTATAGATAATGATTATATTAATACCCCTGTTGATATAATTCCTGAAAATGACTATCTTTGTATTTACTGTGATGGTATGATATCTGAAAATGGTAAATATAGAGAAACAGAATGTTTAAAACAGCTTCTTGATTATATAAATAAAAATGATTATGAAATAGTTGGAGATTATATAGGTGAAGTTTTATTTGAAACTCCCGCATTTTTATATGATGGACGTGATATGATGATAAAACTACAGATTCCAATAGTTAAAAAACAACTGTGA
- a CDS encoding CD3324 family protein → MKYIRVDRILPDDLVKEIQKYIQGEYIYIPSIPEKRKRWGEKSKSRDYLKARNEKILNQYIAGQSISNLAEEFFLSDSSIKKIVYKKDK, encoded by the coding sequence ATGAAATATATAAGAGTTGATAGAATATTACCAGATGATTTAGTTAAAGAAATTCAAAAGTATATCCAAGGTGAATATATATACATACCTTCTATTCCTGAAAAGAGAAAAAGATGGGGTGAAAAATCTAAAAGCCGAGATTATCTAAAAGCCAGAAATGAAAAGATTTTAAACCAATATATAGCTGGGCAATCAATTAGCAATTTAGCTGAAGAATTCTTTCTTTCAGATAGTAGTATTAAGAAAATTGTATATAAAAAAGATAAGTAG
- a CDS encoding molybdopterin-dependent oxidoreductase, whose translation MNIRRLLCFIIVIAMVLSIVGCSSPSKAPDETAVPASVQMKPGTYTETVKGLNDMTVEVVLSETKIESIKIVNHNETEDISDNALTQIPEKILAEQNVEVDVVSGATLSSTAIITAVKQAIEKAGGDMTKFMAKQDETQSEPEPYPGYPVIEEIYNDMAQRAIDYAPKIATLPNGIKVQRTPDEYFAGVYHNPGESISYNTYYLDADNRGCNSCHESLGKQLNDMTYLHVNLENPYGMDTTVQQCIDCHSYSPGYLTEKYAFGTLMHGIHKSDAFEGDCMTCHNATGDGEGMQLWDLVKHDVLRGIVPIANVSGDFSYVQDKTVTQEETFNFNWMYYDEDYKRNAADLADIPLDPKVFNEWKIKVTGHVENEFEISLPDLIAEAPSETTTMLMHCTINPMGGPLLSNCEITGVPVSYLLEKAGVKEGATVLNPIANDGFSIPTSMEHLLNHNAYIVYEIDGKPLAQVLGYPVQIWIGGAAASSFVKQVVELNIVDDPIEDYYFYRGWERENGGYYNKPNIAICQVAEGQIIESGKPFTFEGFADGLEQNVVAVEFSMDRGETWTSYSTEGADIERWIYWNFVFTPPEKGAYVLMARAVTDEGLVSNEPVEVMVVAK comes from the coding sequence ATGAACATTCGTAGATTACTTTGTTTTATTATAGTTATTGCAATGGTCTTATCTATAGTAGGCTGTTCTTCACCATCTAAGGCTCCTGATGAGACAGCTGTTCCCGCATCTGTCCAGATGAAACCAGGTACATACACTGAAACAGTAAAAGGTTTAAATGATATGACTGTAGAAGTTGTGCTTTCGGAGACTAAAATAGAATCTATTAAAATAGTAAACCATAATGAAACAGAAGACATCTCAGATAATGCATTAACACAGATTCCAGAAAAAATATTAGCAGAACAAAATGTTGAAGTAGATGTGGTATCAGGTGCTACTCTTTCATCAACAGCCATAATTACAGCCGTTAAGCAAGCTATAGAAAAGGCTGGTGGGGATATGACTAAATTTATGGCAAAACAAGATGAAACTCAATCCGAACCAGAACCTTATCCAGGATACCCTGTCATAGAAGAAATTTATAATGATATGGCACAGAGAGCAATTGATTACGCTCCAAAAATAGCGACTCTACCAAACGGAATAAAGGTTCAGCGTACCCCAGATGAATATTTCGCAGGCGTATATCACAATCCGGGAGAATCAATATCATATAATACATATTATCTTGATGCTGATAATAGGGGATGTAACTCATGTCATGAAAGCTTAGGCAAACAATTAAATGATATGACATATCTTCATGTTAACCTTGAAAATCCTTACGGTATGGATACAACAGTTCAACAATGTATTGACTGTCATAGTTACTCGCCAGGATATTTGACAGAAAAATATGCTTTTGGTACTTTAATGCATGGCATACACAAATCCGATGCATTTGAAGGTGACTGTATGACATGCCATAATGCAACTGGCGATGGAGAAGGAATGCAGCTTTGGGATTTAGTAAAGCATGATGTTTTAAGAGGAATTGTTCCAATAGCTAATGTTTCAGGTGATTTTTCATATGTACAAGACAAAACAGTTACACAGGAAGAAACTTTTAACTTTAACTGGATGTATTACGATGAAGACTATAAGAGAAATGCTGCTGATTTAGCAGATATACCTCTTGACCCAAAAGTTTTTAATGAATGGAAAATAAAGGTTACAGGACATGTGGAAAATGAGTTCGAAATTAGTCTACCCGATCTTATAGCAGAGGCCCCAAGCGAGACTACAACCATGCTTATGCATTGCACTATAAATCCAATGGGAGGACCTTTACTATCAAATTGTGAAATAACCGGTGTTCCTGTTAGTTACTTATTAGAAAAAGCTGGTGTAAAAGAAGGAGCTACGGTTCTTAATCCGATAGCAAATGATGGATTTTCAATTCCAACATCCATGGAGCATCTTTTAAATCATAATGCTTATATAGTGTATGAAATTGATGGAAAGCCACTTGCACAAGTTTTGGGATATCCTGTGCAAATTTGGATTGGTGGAGCTGCCGCTTCAAGTTTTGTTAAACAAGTTGTAGAACTGAATATTGTAGATGATCCAATTGAAGATTATTATTTTTACAGAGGATGGGAAAGAGAAAACGGTGGATATTATAATAAGCCAAATATAGCTATTTGTCAGGTAGCTGAAGGACAGATCATTGAATCTGGTAAACCATTTACATTCGAAGGATTTGCAGATGGTCTTGAACAAAATGTTGTGGCAGTTGAGTTCTCTATGGACAGAGGGGAAACTTGGACATCATATAGTACAGAAGGTGCAGATATAGAAAGATGGATATATTGGAACTTTGTATTTACTCCACCCGAAAAAGGTGCATATGTACTTATGGCAAGGGCAGTAACTGATGAAGGCTTAGTTTCAAACGAACCAGTAGAAGTTATGGTTGTTGCAAAATAA
- a CDS encoding GNAT family N-acetyltransferase has product MINTERLSIVEAVESEIATIIDIESHKDNRNFLWIGTYEEHKAEIEDINHLLLVFKCKNDHVIVGYALIRLDFKSEIFELRRIAISDKGKGYGKEAMLALLKYAFKEKNMNRFWLDVYPDNIIGIKLYEGLGMHCDGVLRQNYKSERGYLDQIIYSMLKSEYFLTFGSVQLRHEPEGTVFTDINTNVISGS; this is encoded by the coding sequence ATGATAAATACCGAACGCCTCTCAATTGTGGAAGCAGTTGAATCGGAAATTGCTACTATTATTGACATTGAAAGTCATAAGGATAATCGGAACTTTCTTTGGATTGGCACTTATGAGGAACATAAAGCCGAGATTGAAGACATTAACCACCTATTGCTTGTCTTTAAATGTAAAAATGATCATGTTATTGTAGGATATGCACTTATAAGATTGGATTTCAAGTCTGAAATTTTTGAGCTAAGGAGAATTGCTATCTCCGATAAAGGAAAGGGTTATGGTAAAGAGGCAATGCTAGCACTTTTAAAATATGCATTTAAAGAAAAGAACATGAATCGTTTCTGGCTTGACGTATATCCAGATAATATTATCGGAATAAAACTTTACGAAGGACTTGGAATGCATTGCGATGGAGTGCTAAGACAAAACTATAAATCGGAAAGAGGTTATCTCGACCAAATTATATACTCTATGTTGAAAAGTGAATATTTCCTAACATTTGGATCGGTTCAGTTACGCCATGAGCCAGAGGGGACGGTTTTCACTGACATAAATACAAACGTCATTTCCGGGTCATAA